From the Caldisericia bacterium genome, the window ACCTGTTCCTCCTGTTGTTATAAGGAGATTTATGCCACTTTTCTCTGCCTCTATCAAGTTTTCCTTTATGATTTCTTTTTCGTCAGGTACAATCTTATAGAAAACTACATTAAAACCGTTCTCTGTTAAAATTTTTTCTATTGCCCTTCCCGATCTATCCTCCCTTTCACCCCTTGAACCTTTATCACTTATGGTGAGCACACCTGACCATATATCATCGTTATCAATCTCTATGATAACCCTATCACCATCTTTAAGATTTAGTTTCTCCCTTAGTGGAACATCTGATACTATCTCTAACACATCTTCGTATTTTGTTTTATCAGGAAGAACTATGTGACAATTCATGTTGTTTAGTTTACATGGTGATAAGGATATATCGCCAAATCCAGAGAATCCTTTAATGATTTTCCTCTCTTTAAATTTTATATTTTTAACCCTTAGGGGAGTTCTAATGTTTAGAGTTCCATTAAATACATCTATTCCTAAAACATCCTTTATCCTTTCTTTATATATCTTAATGTACTTCTCCCCCTCCTTTATTCCACTGGTAACCTTTCCAGTTATTCTCTTCATACCTCGTCTCTTGAAATGGGATTTTCTATGTTTGTGCCGAAGGGAAGGTTTGGTTTCTTTCCATTTATGGAAATATCCAATTTGTCAATGTTCAGTGCGTCAGTAAATGTGTAGACAAGCTCCTTTAAAAACAATCTTTCTTTTGTTTTAGAGTCAATGAAGGAGAGGTCTATTTTAATATCTATTTTAAGAGTGTCTCCTTTTAAGGAATGGGATACAATTTTAGCTGATTTCGG encodes:
- a CDS encoding DUF120 domain-containing protein — protein: MKRITGKVTSGIKEGEKYIKIYKERIKDVLGIDVFNGTLNIRTPLRVKNIKFKERKIIKGFSGFGDISLSPCKLNNMNCHIVLPDKTKYEDVLEIVSDVPLREKLNLKDGDRVIIEIDNDDIWSGVLTISDKGSRGEREDRSGRAIEKILTENGFNVVFYKIVPDEKEIIKENLIEAEKSGINLLITTGGTGFSKRDVTPEATRETIEKEIPGIPELIRHETGKITKMAYLSRGISGIRGDMIVINLPGSEKAVEECMDVIIPILPHALDILLGRITEHKK